A single region of the Solwaraspora sp. WMMD406 genome encodes:
- a CDS encoding TetR/AcrR family transcriptional regulator, whose translation MGGRDLSRTTIVGAGRRLAQSEGVDAVSMRRVAAELGCSAMALYRHVSDKRELLILVLDDVASGLPLPLVDGPPSRRLFALFDSLHEYLGGFPWVVDVLREGELFAPQALRFTEAVLEALAVAGLHGRDALGVYAALWQYTLGHLAAAHPKDPAVRARRDELANRAPLDELPRVRSIMPLLAEFDAEAVYAAGLTALIRGALPADRPNG comes from the coding sequence ATGGGCGGCAGGGACCTGAGTCGGACGACGATCGTCGGTGCCGGGCGGCGGCTGGCGCAGAGCGAGGGCGTCGACGCGGTGTCGATGCGGAGAGTGGCGGCAGAGCTGGGCTGCTCGGCGATGGCGCTGTATCGACACGTGTCGGACAAGCGTGAGTTGTTGATCCTGGTGCTCGACGATGTGGCGTCCGGCTTACCGTTGCCGCTCGTCGATGGCCCACCGAGCCGGCGGTTGTTCGCGCTGTTCGATTCCTTGCACGAATATCTCGGTGGGTTTCCATGGGTGGTCGACGTGCTCCGGGAGGGTGAACTGTTCGCGCCGCAGGCGCTGCGGTTCACCGAAGCGGTGCTGGAGGCACTGGCCGTCGCGGGGCTGCACGGCCGTGACGCGTTGGGGGTGTACGCCGCGCTGTGGCAGTACACGCTGGGGCATCTGGCGGCGGCGCACCCGAAGGACCCGGCCGTCCGGGCCCGCCGTGACGAGCTGGCCAACCGGGCACCGCTGGACGAGCTTCCCCGGGTGCGGTCGATCATGCCGCTGTTGGCCGAGTTCGACGCGGAAGCGGTCTACGCGGCGGGACTCACCGCGTTGATCCGGGGTGCGCTGCCCGCCGACCGTCCGAACGGTTGA
- a CDS encoding ThuA domain-containing protein, translating into MLRRAALCVALVLAGVAIPATPAIAADFSVLVFSKTAGYRHDSIPAGIAAIRQLGTQSNFTVEATEDATAFTDANLSRFQAVIWLSTTGDVLNASQQSAFERYVRAGGGYVGVHAASDTEYEWPWYGDLVGAYFASHPHIQPATVRIEDHEHPSTAGLPTDWVRTDEWYDYRHNPRDAVHVLANLDETTYTGGTMGDDHPIAWCRPYDGGRSWYTGMGHTQESYSEAHFRTHLLGGIRYAAQGLGDCATGTGPVDPPGEFSQVTLAKGVAETGEPMGMTVLPDRGVLHTSRDGVVRYTDPAGNTKVALTLPVYTHDEEGLQSIKADPGFVTNRWVYLYYAPPLSTPAGDAPTSGTPAQLAPFDGVNRLSRFTVRADHTIDPASAVTILDVPSSRGQCCHVGGDIDFDAAGNLYLSTGDDTNPFDSAGYAPIDERAGRNPAFDAQRTSANTNDLRGKVLRIRPSAAGGYTVPAGNMFPAGTAGTRPEIYAMGFRNPFRMSVDSATGDVYLGDYGPDAGTADPERGPAGDVSFERITEPGFYGWPYCNNRNTPYQEYAFPSGPSAGPFDCAGGPTNNSPNNSGLTRLPPARSAWLPYGGGQDPPSLCCGSLSPMGGEVYRYSASLDSDVKFPPSYHGKLFATEFGRRWIKTIAIGADGSPGTITPFPWSGTQVMDYEFGPDGALYVLDYGTGWFGGDANSAVYRIEYRISGNNRPPVAVAAANPTSGNTPLTVTFSAAGSSDPDGDPLSFAWDFTSDGSTDATTPDTTFTYPVNGRYTATLTVRDSGGLTATASVVIAAGGPAVTVTAPQDGQLFNFGDAVPFSVSVSDPAHQVVDCSRVRVTYVLGHDTHGHPITSVDGCSGTIQTTVDGEHDASANIFGIINAAYTPPGSTTAINAEPVLLQPRLRQAEHFSTQQGVSVLPVAGAQGGNVVGGIDNGDWISFTPYHLAGVTGFSARVSAAPGGGGTITLRSGSATGTVVGTAAVTPTGSLDTYLTVTGAVTAPPGGSAPLYLVFTGGTGSNLFNVDSLHLTSGQPPTGSNLALNKPATASSVEADAYPASAAVDASTTTRWSSQFADPQWLQIDLGQTYTVERVRLTWEAAYGTAYQIQVSPDGQTWTTARTITNGDGGTDDLTGLDANGRYIRMYGTTRATEWGYSLFNLEVFGDAPPALSNVAAGKPATASSVEADAYPASAAVDASTTTRWSSQFADPQWLQIDLGQTYTVERVRLTWEAAYGTAYQIQVSPDGQTWTTARTITNGDGGTDDLTGLDATGRYIRMYGTTRATEWGYSLFNLEVFGR; encoded by the coding sequence ATGTTGCGCAGAGCCGCGCTCTGCGTCGCCCTCGTCCTGGCGGGTGTTGCCATCCCGGCGACTCCCGCGATCGCGGCCGACTTCTCCGTACTGGTCTTCAGCAAGACCGCGGGATACCGGCACGATTCGATCCCGGCGGGCATCGCCGCGATCCGGCAGCTGGGCACGCAGAGCAACTTCACCGTGGAAGCGACCGAGGACGCCACCGCGTTCACCGACGCCAACCTGTCCCGATTCCAGGCCGTCATCTGGCTCTCGACCACCGGCGATGTGCTCAACGCCAGCCAGCAATCGGCGTTCGAACGCTACGTCCGCGCCGGCGGCGGCTACGTCGGCGTACACGCCGCGTCCGACACCGAGTACGAATGGCCCTGGTACGGCGACCTGGTCGGCGCGTACTTCGCCAGCCACCCGCACATCCAACCCGCGACGGTACGGATCGAGGACCACGAACACCCCTCCACGGCCGGGCTGCCAACCGACTGGGTCCGCACCGACGAGTGGTACGACTACCGCCACAACCCACGCGACGCCGTACACGTGCTGGCCAACCTCGACGAGACCACCTACACCGGCGGGACGATGGGCGACGACCACCCGATCGCCTGGTGCCGGCCGTACGACGGCGGGCGCAGTTGGTACACCGGCATGGGTCACACCCAGGAGAGCTACAGCGAGGCACACTTCCGTACCCACCTGCTCGGCGGCATCCGGTACGCCGCGCAGGGCCTCGGCGACTGCGCGACCGGCACCGGACCTGTCGACCCACCCGGCGAGTTCTCCCAGGTGACCCTCGCCAAAGGCGTCGCCGAGACCGGCGAGCCGATGGGCATGACCGTATTGCCCGACCGGGGCGTGCTGCACACCTCGCGCGACGGCGTGGTCCGTTACACCGATCCGGCCGGCAACACCAAGGTCGCGCTGACCCTGCCGGTCTACACGCACGACGAGGAAGGACTGCAGAGCATCAAAGCCGACCCCGGTTTCGTCACCAACCGGTGGGTCTATCTCTACTACGCTCCGCCGCTGTCCACTCCGGCCGGCGACGCCCCGACCAGCGGCACGCCGGCACAGCTCGCGCCCTTCGACGGTGTCAACCGGCTGAGCCGGTTCACGGTCCGAGCCGACCACACGATCGACCCGGCGTCGGCGGTCACCATCCTCGACGTACCGAGCAGCCGGGGCCAGTGCTGTCACGTCGGTGGCGACATCGACTTCGACGCCGCCGGCAACCTCTACCTGTCGACCGGAGACGACACGAACCCGTTCGACTCCGCCGGCTACGCGCCGATCGACGAACGAGCCGGTCGCAACCCCGCCTTCGACGCCCAACGGACCTCGGCCAACACCAACGATCTGCGCGGCAAGGTACTACGGATCAGGCCGTCCGCTGCCGGCGGCTACACCGTCCCGGCGGGGAACATGTTTCCGGCCGGGACCGCCGGAACCCGGCCGGAGATCTACGCCATGGGATTCCGCAACCCGTTCCGGATGAGCGTGGACTCGGCCACCGGCGACGTCTACCTCGGCGACTACGGTCCCGACGCGGGCACCGCCGACCCCGAGCGGGGACCAGCCGGTGACGTCTCCTTCGAGCGGATCACCGAGCCCGGCTTCTACGGCTGGCCGTACTGCAACAACCGCAACACGCCGTACCAGGAGTACGCCTTCCCGAGTGGTCCCTCAGCCGGGCCGTTCGACTGCGCCGGCGGCCCGACCAACAACTCGCCCAACAACAGCGGTCTGACCAGGTTGCCGCCGGCACGGTCCGCGTGGCTGCCGTATGGTGGCGGCCAGGATCCGCCGAGCCTGTGCTGCGGGAGCCTGTCACCGATGGGCGGCGAGGTCTACCGTTACAGCGCCTCACTCGACTCCGATGTCAAGTTCCCACCGTCGTACCACGGCAAGCTGTTCGCCACCGAATTCGGCCGACGCTGGATCAAGACGATCGCCATCGGGGCGGACGGGTCACCCGGCACCATCACCCCGTTCCCCTGGTCCGGTACACAGGTGATGGACTACGAGTTCGGGCCTGACGGCGCGCTCTACGTGCTCGACTACGGCACCGGCTGGTTCGGCGGCGACGCCAACTCGGCGGTATACCGGATCGAGTACCGGATCTCCGGCAACAACCGCCCGCCGGTCGCGGTCGCGGCGGCCAATCCGACCAGCGGCAACACGCCGCTGACAGTGACGTTCTCGGCCGCGGGCAGCAGCGACCCCGACGGCGACCCGCTCAGCTTCGCGTGGGACTTCACCAGCGACGGCTCGACCGATGCGACAACCCCGGACACCACGTTCACCTACCCGGTCAACGGGCGGTACACGGCGACGTTGACGGTCCGCGACAGCGGCGGCCTCACCGCCACCGCGAGCGTCGTCATCGCGGCGGGTGGTCCGGCGGTGACGGTCACCGCGCCGCAGGACGGACAGCTGTTCAACTTCGGCGACGCGGTGCCGTTCTCCGTGTCGGTCTCCGACCCGGCGCATCAGGTCGTGGACTGTTCCCGGGTACGGGTCACCTACGTCCTCGGGCACGACACCCACGGACATCCGATCACCAGTGTCGACGGCTGCTCGGGCACGATCCAGACCACCGTGGACGGCGAACACGACGCCTCGGCCAACATCTTCGGCATCATCAACGCCGCCTACACGCCGCCCGGCTCGACCACAGCGATCAACGCCGAGCCGGTGCTACTCCAACCGCGCCTGCGTCAGGCCGAGCATTTCAGCACCCAGCAAGGGGTGAGCGTATTGCCGGTGGCCGGCGCGCAGGGCGGCAATGTGGTCGGCGGCATCGACAACGGCGACTGGATCTCGTTCACGCCGTACCATCTCGCCGGTGTCACCGGCTTCTCGGCCCGGGTGTCGGCCGCGCCCGGCGGCGGCGGGACCATCACGCTGCGGTCGGGTTCGGCGACCGGCACAGTGGTCGGCACGGCGGCGGTCACGCCAACCGGCTCGCTCGACACGTACCTCACGGTGACCGGTGCCGTCACCGCGCCGCCGGGCGGTTCGGCCCCGCTCTACCTGGTCTTCACCGGCGGTACGGGGTCGAACCTGTTCAACGTCGACTCGTTGCACCTCACCTCCGGGCAGCCGCCCACGGGATCGAACCTGGCGCTGAACAAGCCGGCGACGGCGTCGAGCGTCGAAGCGGACGCCTACCCGGCGTCGGCCGCCGTCGACGCCTCCACCACCACCCGCTGGTCCAGCCAATTCGCCGACCCACAATGGCTCCAGATCGACCTCGGCCAGACGTACACCGTCGAACGCGTACGCCTGACCTGGGAAGCCGCCTACGGAACCGCCTACCAGATCCAGGTCTCACCAGACGGACAGACCTGGACCACCGCACGCACCATCACCAACGGCGACGGCGGCACCGACGACCTCACCGGTCTCGACGCCAACGGCCGCTACATCCGGATGTACGGCACCACCCGCGCCACCGAATGGGGATACTCCCTGTTCAACCTCGAAGTGTTCGGTGACGCACCGCCCGCGCTCAGCAACGTCGCGGCGGGCAAGCCGGCGACCGCGTCGAGCGTCGAAGCGGACGCCTACCCGGCGTCGGCCGCCGTCGACGCCTCCACCACCACCCGCTGGTCCAGCCAATTCGCCGACCCACAATGGCTCCAGATCGACCTCGGCCAGACGTACACCGTCGAACGCGTACGCCTGACCTGGGAAGCCGCCTACGGAACCGCCTACCAGATCCAGGTCTCACCAGACGGACAGACCTGGACCACCGCACGCACCATCACCAACGGCGACGGCGGCACCGACGACCTCACCGGTCTCGACGCCACCGGCCGCTACATCCGGATGTACGGCACCACCCGCGCCACCGAATGGGGATACTCCCTGTTCAACCTCGAAGTGTTCGGCAGGTAA
- a CDS encoding ABC transporter ATP-binding protein: MGTPHHHGRIAGGLAMTGLLGRVLGPDYARPLRRHLAAMIVYSVLQAVVFTLLVPVLRALLSGDTMTAWRWLGVLSVAVAATTVAYYLQAQLGYRVGMALSRAVHHRTGDHLAALPVGWFTGEKVGRVARLASQGVVDIMGVPAHLLQPVVSAVVTPATVVAVLAVFDWRLAAATLLTVPVLVLVYRWTGNLVAASDHAVDAAGAEAAARVVEYAQTQAVLRAHGRARDGFAQLDAALAEQARAGRAQLVRAVPGLAAFVLTVQIAVTAVLVVGVALAIGGDVDAAELIALLVLVIRFAEPLVTAADLGGALRIARNSLARVDELLRTPTLPEPAGPAAGHRGDGSVELAGVSFGYTADRPVLTDVSLRVPPRSMTALVGASGSGKTTITRLVARFFDVDAGIVRVGGTDVREQTTEQLMAQLSLVFQDVYLFDATIADNIRTGRPDATDDDVERAGRLARVDEIVERLPDGYRTRVGEGGARLSGGERQRIAIARAIVKDAPIVLLDEATAALDPANEAAVQEALTALTANRTLLVIAHRLQTVRNADQILVLDSGSVAEQGGHDELLAADGRYAAFWRERERAGGWRLAPTTPAAVNP, translated from the coding sequence ATGGGCACCCCACACCACCACGGTCGAATCGCTGGAGGTCTCGCGATGACCGGCCTGCTCGGCCGAGTCCTCGGCCCCGACTATGCCCGCCCGCTCCGCCGGCATCTGGCCGCGATGATCGTCTACAGCGTGCTGCAGGCGGTGGTGTTCACCCTGCTCGTGCCAGTGCTGCGGGCGCTGTTGTCCGGTGACACCATGACTGCCTGGCGGTGGCTCGGTGTCCTGTCGGTGGCGGTTGCCGCCACCACGGTCGCCTACTACCTGCAGGCGCAACTCGGTTACCGGGTCGGCATGGCGTTGTCCCGGGCCGTGCACCACCGTACCGGCGACCACCTCGCCGCGCTGCCGGTGGGCTGGTTCACCGGTGAGAAGGTGGGCCGGGTCGCCCGGCTCGCCAGTCAGGGTGTCGTCGACATCATGGGTGTGCCGGCGCACCTGCTGCAGCCGGTCGTCTCGGCCGTGGTCACCCCGGCGACCGTGGTCGCTGTGCTCGCCGTGTTCGACTGGCGACTGGCGGCGGCCACCCTGCTCACCGTTCCCGTCCTGGTCCTCGTCTACCGGTGGACCGGCAATCTGGTCGCCGCCAGCGACCATGCTGTGGACGCGGCCGGCGCGGAGGCCGCCGCCCGGGTCGTCGAGTACGCCCAGACCCAGGCGGTGCTACGGGCCCACGGCCGCGCCCGCGACGGCTTCGCCCAGCTCGACGCGGCCCTGGCGGAGCAGGCACGCGCCGGACGGGCCCAGCTCGTCCGCGCTGTTCCGGGGCTGGCGGCGTTCGTGCTCACCGTGCAGATCGCGGTCACCGCCGTCCTCGTCGTCGGTGTCGCGCTCGCCATCGGCGGTGACGTCGACGCGGCCGAGCTGATCGCGCTGCTCGTCCTGGTGATCCGGTTCGCTGAACCGCTGGTCACGGCGGCCGACCTTGGCGGCGCGTTGCGGATCGCCCGCAACTCTCTCGCCCGCGTCGACGAACTGCTCCGTACGCCGACCCTGCCGGAACCGGCCGGCCCCGCCGCCGGCCATCGGGGTGACGGCAGCGTCGAACTGGCCGGGGTCAGCTTCGGCTACACGGCCGACCGACCGGTGCTCACGGACGTGAGCCTGCGGGTGCCGCCCCGCAGCATGACCGCGCTGGTCGGTGCGTCCGGGTCCGGCAAGACCACCATCACCCGGCTGGTCGCCCGGTTCTTCGACGTCGACGCCGGCATCGTCCGGGTGGGCGGGACCGACGTACGCGAGCAAACCACCGAGCAGCTGATGGCCCAGCTGTCACTGGTGTTCCAGGACGTCTACCTCTTCGACGCCACGATCGCCGACAACATCCGTACCGGCCGCCCCGACGCCACCGACGACGACGTCGAACGTGCCGGCCGGCTGGCCCGCGTCGACGAGATCGTCGAACGGCTGCCCGACGGGTACCGGACCCGGGTCGGTGAAGGCGGGGCCCGGCTGTCCGGCGGGGAACGTCAGCGCATCGCCATCGCCCGCGCCATCGTCAAGGACGCCCCGATCGTGCTGCTCGACGAGGCGACCGCCGCGCTCGATCCGGCCAACGAGGCAGCGGTTCAGGAGGCGCTGACCGCGTTGACCGCGAACAGGACGCTGTTGGTCATCGCGCACCGCCTGCAGACGGTCCGCAATGCCGACCAGATCCTCGTGCTGGACAGCGGCAGCGTCGCGGAGCAGGGTGGTCACGACGAACTGCTGGCCGCCGACGGCCGGTACGCCGCGTTCTGGCGCGAACGCGAACGCGCCGGCGGCTGGCGGCTCGCCCCCACTACCCCGGCAGCCGTCAACCCCTGA
- a CDS encoding MFS transporter translates to MALTSPTSAGQPTGTDQPRTGVLLLAVLVAFCAQQVLLPALAPFARETGLTETQLGLTIGVAAAVLVLAAPWWARRCTTLGPRAVLVTGLTVALAGLTAFGAVATLALAGDIDPTLTFVLMLATRGVLFGAGLAAVPVAALAIVVAGSTAQERTGAVGKLGAAQGLAIVLGPAIGAVVAFAGLLGPVWAAPAAVLAALLLMIVLVPPSVVAGPPPGGGPARLRPWDPRVRSVLLVGFLLYTGLGLVLLTIGFAVQDRGGLDADAAARVTGAIIFACGLVLAASQGVLVPKVRWKPRRLMMVGTPIAAAGLLGIAVVPGVWGIGAAMLVVAAGMGIATPGYTAAPSMVVEEHEQASAAGLLTATNGLAFVAGPALGGALYAVSYPLPFAVAGIMVLLGLMLLLADRGAAAEG, encoded by the coding sequence ATGGCGTTGACGAGTCCTACCTCGGCCGGACAGCCGACCGGCACAGACCAGCCCCGTACCGGGGTGCTGCTGCTGGCCGTGCTGGTCGCGTTCTGCGCCCAGCAGGTGCTGCTGCCGGCGTTGGCGCCGTTCGCCCGCGAGACCGGGCTCACCGAGACGCAACTCGGCCTGACCATCGGCGTCGCCGCCGCGGTGCTGGTGCTGGCCGCCCCCTGGTGGGCACGCCGCTGCACCACGCTCGGGCCGCGCGCTGTCCTGGTGACCGGGCTGACCGTCGCACTGGCCGGCCTGACCGCCTTCGGTGCCGTCGCCACCCTGGCCCTGGCGGGCGACATCGACCCGACGCTCACCTTCGTGCTCATGCTGGCGACCCGTGGCGTGCTGTTCGGGGCTGGCCTGGCCGCAGTACCGGTCGCCGCGCTCGCCATCGTCGTCGCCGGCTCCACCGCCCAGGAGCGCACCGGCGCGGTCGGCAAGCTGGGTGCCGCCCAAGGGCTGGCGATCGTGCTCGGCCCGGCGATCGGGGCCGTGGTGGCGTTCGCCGGGCTGCTCGGCCCGGTGTGGGCCGCCCCGGCGGCGGTGCTGGCCGCGCTGCTACTCATGATCGTGTTGGTGCCGCCGTCGGTCGTGGCCGGGCCGCCGCCGGGCGGCGGGCCGGCCAGACTGCGGCCGTGGGATCCACGAGTACGCTCGGTGCTGCTCGTCGGGTTCCTGCTCTACACCGGACTGGGTCTGGTCCTGCTGACCATCGGCTTCGCCGTCCAGGACCGTGGTGGCCTCGACGCCGACGCGGCCGCCCGGGTGACCGGCGCGATCATCTTCGCCTGCGGCCTCGTGCTCGCCGCCAGCCAGGGTGTCCTCGTGCCGAAGGTCCGGTGGAAGCCGCGCCGGTTGATGATGGTCGGCACCCCGATCGCCGCGGCGGGTCTGCTGGGCATCGCGGTGGTGCCCGGCGTCTGGGGCATCGGCGCCGCCATGCTGGTCGTCGCCGCCGGGATGGGGATCGCGACACCGGGGTACACCGCCGCCCCGTCGATGGTGGTCGAGGAACATGAGCAGGCGTCCGCCGCCGGGCTGTTGACCGCCACCAACGGACTCGCCTTCGTCGCCGGACCGGCACTCGGCGGTGCGCTGTACGCGGTGTCGTACCCACTGCCGTTCGCCGTCGCCGGAATCATGGTGCTGCTCGGGCTCATGTTGTTGCTCGCCGATCGTGGAGCTGCGGCGGAAGGCTGA
- a CDS encoding AfsR/SARP family transcriptional regulator: protein MALLALEANRVVPMERLIDAVWEDAPPSTARGQVQICLSSLRRTFTGRDLDSPFETHHSGYLLRVADGQLDVDVFGRLIAEARSIAASGDLAAAAERLRAALALWGGPALAGLPGRIVDAGRKRLEELRTAAIEERIRLDLALGHHEEVIGELIWLIERDRLRERLYALLMVALYRSGRQAEALEIYHAARTAFVDTLGIEPSDELRRLEQGILLGDPELDLSTHRAPTHRAPTHRVYRPAASRPAPHQLPSDTADFIGRADDVAAACAALAPGRVDVRAVPVVCVTGRAGIGKSALAIHVAHRMLAGYPDGQLYASLDATPGLTQQVLRRFLRDLGVDRAEIPGGIDEQAHLYRSRLAGRRVLVVLDGVIDESQVQPLLPGSGSCGVLVTSRSALVALPGAHHIRPRLLGSADGLRLLGRIIGRQRVDAEASTAAGLVALCGGLPLALRIAGARLTAREHWGIGQLLARMRDDRRLLDELEHGSLSVRLSLAGSYRALPDGTRRLLRRLALLDCVQLPAWVAAAVLDTEPAVAEDLLEQLADAQLVEADRAPGGGQPLYRLPALVRVFALERAEVEDTAAVREQSLRRVWATCLYLTGTASRHADGAGGDVPSPMVVDAAVDRLRADPVSWLTAELPTLMAAVHQAARLGWPDPTG from the coding sequence ATGGCGCTTCTGGCGCTGGAGGCCAACCGCGTCGTACCGATGGAACGGCTCATCGACGCGGTGTGGGAGGACGCGCCTCCCTCGACCGCGCGCGGACAGGTGCAGATCTGCCTGTCTTCCCTGCGTCGTACCTTCACCGGCCGCGACCTCGACAGCCCGTTCGAAACCCACCACTCCGGATACCTGCTCCGGGTCGCCGACGGTCAACTCGACGTCGACGTGTTCGGCCGGCTCATCGCCGAGGCTCGCTCCATCGCCGCCAGCGGTGACCTGGCTGCCGCCGCCGAGCGGCTGCGCGCGGCCTTGGCATTGTGGGGCGGTCCGGCCCTGGCCGGCTTGCCGGGGCGGATCGTCGACGCGGGCCGCAAGAGGCTGGAGGAGCTCCGGACCGCCGCGATCGAGGAACGGATCCGTCTCGATCTGGCGTTGGGCCATCACGAAGAGGTGATCGGCGAGCTGATCTGGCTCATCGAACGCGATCGGCTCCGCGAGCGGTTGTACGCGCTGCTGATGGTGGCGTTGTACCGCTCGGGTCGGCAGGCGGAGGCACTGGAGATCTACCACGCCGCGCGGACCGCCTTCGTCGACACGCTCGGCATCGAACCGAGCGACGAGCTGCGTCGGCTCGAACAGGGCATCCTCCTCGGCGATCCAGAGCTGGACCTTTCCACGCACCGTGCCCCCACGCACCGTGCCCCCACGCACCGTGTCTACCGGCCGGCGGCGTCGCGCCCCGCGCCGCACCAGCTGCCGTCCGACACGGCCGATTTCATCGGCCGAGCCGACGACGTCGCCGCCGCCTGCGCCGCACTGGCCCCGGGTCGAGTCGACGTACGGGCCGTGCCGGTGGTCTGCGTCACCGGCCGGGCCGGCATCGGCAAGTCCGCCCTGGCCATTCACGTGGCACATCGGATGCTCGCGGGTTATCCGGACGGACAGCTTTACGCGTCGCTCGACGCGACGCCTGGTCTGACGCAACAGGTGCTGCGACGCTTCCTTCGCGACCTCGGTGTCGACCGGGCCGAGATTCCCGGGGGCATCGACGAGCAGGCCCACCTGTACCGGAGTCGACTAGCGGGTCGACGTGTCCTTGTCGTCCTCGACGGCGTCATCGACGAGTCGCAGGTGCAACCGTTGTTGCCGGGCAGCGGCAGCTGCGGAGTGCTCGTCACGAGCCGGTCCGCGTTGGTGGCCCTGCCCGGCGCGCACCATATCCGGCCCCGGCTGCTCGGCTCGGCCGACGGGCTGCGCCTACTCGGCAGGATCATCGGTCGCCAGCGCGTCGACGCCGAGGCAAGCACCGCAGCCGGGCTCGTCGCCCTCTGCGGTGGGCTGCCCCTCGCCCTACGGATCGCCGGTGCCCGGCTGACCGCCCGGGAGCACTGGGGGATAGGTCAGCTCTTGGCGCGCATGCGCGACGACAGACGACTGCTTGACGAACTGGAACACGGCTCGCTCAGTGTTCGGCTGAGTTTGGCCGGTAGCTACCGAGCTCTGCCTGACGGCACCCGACGTCTGCTGCGGCGGCTCGCGCTGCTGGACTGCGTCCAGCTTCCCGCCTGGGTGGCGGCGGCGGTGCTGGACACCGAGCCGGCCGTCGCGGAGGACCTGCTCGAACAGTTGGCCGACGCGCAGCTGGTGGAGGCGGACCGCGCGCCAGGCGGCGGTCAGCCGCTGTACCGGCTGCCGGCGCTGGTGCGCGTGTTCGCCCTGGAACGTGCCGAGGTCGAGGACACCGCCGCGGTGCGCGAGCAGTCACTGCGTCGGGTCTGGGCCACCTGCCTGTACCTGACCGGTACGGCGAGCCGGCACGCGGACGGCGCCGGTGGCGACGTGCCCTCCCCGATGGTGGTCGACGCGGCCGTCGATCGGCTGCGTGCTGATCCGGTCAGCTGGCTGACCGCTGAACTGCCCACCCTGATGGCGGCGGTGCACCAAGCCGCCCGGCTCGGCTGGCCGGACCCGACCGGATAG
- a CDS encoding ATP-binding cassette domain-containing protein, producing MYAAARAAQIHNRILALPAGYHTVLGADGHLSGGEAQRVSIARALLADTPILVLDEATAFADPQSEAAIQDALSTLIAGRTLLVVAHRLSTVVDADQIVVLDAGRVVERGRHADLLSAGGRYEQLWQAHERTGLWAPHTTTVESLEVSR from the coding sequence GTGTACGCCGCCGCCCGAGCCGCGCAGATCCACAACCGGATCCTCGCCCTGCCGGCCGGATACCACACGGTCCTCGGTGCCGACGGGCACCTCTCCGGTGGCGAGGCACAGCGGGTGTCGATCGCCCGGGCGCTACTGGCCGACACGCCGATCCTGGTGCTCGACGAAGCCACCGCGTTCGCCGACCCGCAATCCGAGGCCGCGATCCAGGACGCGTTGTCCACGCTGATCGCCGGACGGACGCTACTGGTCGTCGCGCACCGGCTGTCGACCGTCGTCGACGCCGACCAGATAGTCGTGCTCGACGCCGGCCGCGTCGTCGAACGCGGCCGGCACGCCGACCTGTTGTCCGCCGGCGGCCGGTACGAGCAGCTGTGGCAGGCCCACGAGCGCACCGGCCTATGGGCACCCCACACCACCACGGTCGAATCGCTGGAGGTCTCGCGATGA